A window of the Prunus dulcis unplaced genomic scaffold, ALMONDv2, whole genome shotgun sequence genome harbors these coding sequences:
- the LOC117612853 gene encoding DNA repair protein XRCC3 homolog → MTPQNLMLLPLSTPKLSIGCPILDHCVGGGIPCNSITELVGESGSGKTQLCLQLTVRAQLPPSHGGLGGSSIYIFTEFSFPFRRLQQLGNLYHASYPNLIRLEPLEDIYVHGVHDAQELIHVLGDIEAFIAIDHTHLPVKLIVIDSIAALFRSQYQTTPADLKRRSEMFFNISGTLKGLANKFGLAVVVTNQVVDFIGPHDGVNGVRLGNLESLDTSGRRVSPALGLAWAHCINSRVFLARHEQSIEVDIRNAPSTSICSQTHRTFHLVFAPHLAYASAEFVIKKEGIVGVSQ, encoded by the coding sequence ATGacaccccaaaacctcatgcTCCTTCCTCTTTCAACCCCTAAATTATCCATTGGATGCCCAATACTAGATCACTGCGTGGGGGGTGGGATACCCTGCAACTCCATAACAGAATTAGTAGGGGAGAGTGGTTCTGGGAAGACGCAGCTTTGTCTCCAACTTACGGTACGAGCTCAGCTCCCACCCTCACATGGCGGACTAGGGGGCTCCTCCATCTACATATTCACAGAATTCAGCTTCCCATTTCGTCGATTGCAACAACTAGGCAACCTTTATCATGCATCATACCCCAACTTAATAAGGTTGGAGCCATTGGAAGACATATATGTTCATGGTGTTCATGATGCTCAAGAACTCATCCATGTCCTTGGAGACATAGAAGCATTTATTGCCATTGATCACACCCACCTACCTGTGAAACTCATTGTCATTGATTCCATTGCTGCATTGTTCCGATCACAGTATCAGACAACACCGGCAGATTTGAAACGGCGGTCTGAAATGTTCTTCAACATATCTGGGACATTGAAGGGTTTAGCAAATAAGTTTGGGTTGGCGGTGGTTGTCACCAACCAAGTGGTGGATTTTATTGGGCCACATGATGGAGTGAATGGGGTGAGGTTGGGAAACTTGGAGTCCCTGGACACATCAGGCAGACGGGTGAGTCCAGCTTTGGGACTGGCTTGGGCACATTGCATAAATTCAAGAGTGTTCTTGGCAAGACATGAGCAATCTATTGAGGTTGACATTCGTAATGCTCCTTCAACAAGTATATGTAGTCAAACACATAGGACATTTCACCTTGTATTTGCCCCACATCTGGCCTATGCATCGGCcgaatttgtaataaaaaaagaaggtatagTCGGAGTATCACAGTAA
- the LOC117612847 gene encoding uncharacterized protein LOC117612847 gives MGHSSVAIVESNEVTWNNTNVTDLGGEVGTDFMDMIDFSEEENLNPLVNIIGVKWVKKNRYNAVGVKDEEAYLDSGFSRSDWNPKITVGQIFSSKKTLLTELRLTALRGHFEFKVQFSCTKRLLVVCCQRPCPWRVRASRIGEYSFMIVRCTTVHECDLRFVSDKHRQATAALVASSLKRKLKDCRTIYTPSDIMRDVKHNFGCTIHYSKAWKARELALLSIRGSAEEAYYILPAYCYELERMNPGTKTHIRTDENNHFVYLFMAVGACIRGFRSSMRPVIAVDATHLKSKYKGVMFVANAFDGNRNIYPLAFGIGDLETDASWHWFFTKLHEAIGECPNLVIISDRNVSIENVWNKIFPTAQHGICFYHMKGNMKRTFKLKKRDHILMHFEKAAKSYSIAEFDCHFRKIKRKEHVAQYLEEAGLHKWSRAHMDGRRYNVMTTNIAESINSVLRFARMLPVVHLIGEIVNLLVKWFTERRELALNCTTTLCPNFGEKKLRNRLEDAARMNVVKVNNAQYNVLDGDMDGLVDLTNNSCSCRKFQLEQLPCKHVVAVCRFLKVSVYAKASRYYTRKTWMDAYSDSIYPVQPHGMWDTPEDVRSRVVLPPMARVMPGRRKKLRIPSQGEGSIRRKCSRCGSAGHNKSTCKNNIPLRNVS, from the exons ATGGGTCATTCTTCAGTTGCCATtgttgaaagcaatgaagTAACTTGGAATAATACAAATGTCACTGATTTGGGAGGTGAAGTAGGGACAGATTTTATGgatatgattgattttagcgag GAGGAGAATCTGAACCCACTCGTCAACATTATTGGAGTcaaatgggtgaaaaaaaatcgGTATAATGCAGTCGGtgtaaaagatgaagaagcatATTTGGACAGCGGGTTTTCACGAAGCGATTGGAATCCGAAAATTACAGTTGGGcaaattttctctagtaaGAAAACATTGTTGACGGAGTTACGGTTGACGGCATTAAGAGGCCACTTTGAATTTAAGGTGCAATTCTCTTGCACTAAGaggttgcttgtggtttgttGTCAACGTCCATGCCCATGGCGGGTCCGAGCATCGAGAATTGGAGAATACAGCTTCATGATTGTGAGGTGTACAACTGTCCATGAATGTGATTTGAGGTTTGTAAGTGACAAGCATCGTCAAGCAACCGCAGCACTTGTAGCCAGTTCACTTAAAAGGAAGTTGAAGGATTGTCGGACAATATACACACCAAGTGACATTATGAGAGATGTGAAACACAACTTTGGTTGCACCATCCATTATTCGAAAGCTTGGAAAGCAAGGGAGTTAGCTCTATTGTCCATTAGAGGATCAGCGGAGGAGGcatattatatccttccagctTATTGCTATGAATTGGAGCGTATGAATCCCGGCACAAAAACACACATCCGAACTGATGAGAACAATCactttgtgtatttatttatggcgGTTGGCGCATGTATTAGAGGGTTCCGTTCTTCCATGCGCCCAGTTATAGCCGTGGATGCCACTCATTTAAAATCCAAGTACAAGGGTGTTATGTTTGTAGCAAATGCATTCGATGGTAATCGAAATATATATCCTCTTGCttttgggatcggggatttggAGACGGATGCATCATGGCATTGGTTTTTCACTAAACTTCATGAAGCCATTGGTGAGTGTCCCAATCTTGTTATTATTTCTGATCGCAATGTTAGCATAGAGAATGTGTGGAACAAAATTTTTCCAACTGCACAACATGGCATATGCTTTTATCATATGAAGGGGAACATGAAACGcactttcaagttgaaaaagcGTGATCACATACTTATGCACTTTGAGAAGGCTGCGAAATCTTATTCCATTGCTGAATTTGATTGTCATTTTCGCAAGATCAAGCGAAAGGAACATGTTGCTCAATATCTTGAAGAGGCAGGGTTACATAAGTGGTCTAGAGCTCACATGGATGGACGCCGCTACAATGTAAtgacaacaaatattgcgGAGTCAATCAACTCAGTCCTTAGGTTTGCAAGAATGCTGCCAGTGGTTCATTTGATAGGGGAAATTGTTAATCTCCTTGTGAAATGGTTCACCGAACGTCGTGAGTTGGCTTTGAATTGCACAACAACATTGTGCCCCAATTTTGGAGAGAAGAAGTTGAGGAACAGGTTGGAGGATGCTGCAAGGATGAATGTGGTTAAAGTTAATAATGCACAATATAATGTTTTGGACGGTGATATGGACGGCCTCGTAGATTTGACGAACAACAGTTGTAGTTGTAGAAAGTTTCAGCTTGAGCAGCTACCTTGCAAGCATGTAGTTGCAGTTTGCCGCTTCTTGAAAGTAAGTGTATATGCAAAGGCTTCTCGGTATTACACTCGGAAAACCTGGATGGATGCTTATTCGGATAGCATCTACCCGGTACAACCTCACGGAATGTGGGATACTCCTGAAGATGTTCGAAGTCGAGTTGTGCTGCCTCCCATGGCAAGGGTCATGCCAGGCAGACGAAAGAAGTTAAGAATTCCCTCGCAAGGAGAGGGCAGCATTAGAAGAAAGTGCTCAAGGTGCGGTTCCGCAGGCCACAATAAAAGCACCTGTAAAAACAATATTCCATTGCGCAATGTATCTTAG